The sequence GCCTCCCGCCCCGAGAGCTCGCAGCTTGTCCAGAGTGCGTCTCTGTCTCCCCCTGCTCAGGGCATCATGCTTGTCTACGACATCACCAACGAGAAGTCCTTTGACAACATCCGGAACTGGATTCGGAACATTGAGGAGGTAAGGCTTGTGGGCCCCATCCACGCACGAGGACCTTCCCATCTGTCCTCTCCTTGGTCCTCACCCTGGAGCCCCTGGTTTATAGATGAGATCGCTGATGCACAAAGACACCCACCAGGAAGTTGCCCAGAGCCCCATTCACTAGGAACATAGCCAGAGTGGGGCCTGGAACCCCGGTGGTCGGTCCCGGAGACCACGCTGGCCTGGCCGCTTCACAGAGCGGCTCTGAGAGCCCACTTCCCCAGCTGGGCTGTTGGGTTGGGTGATGTGTTGGTTACGAGAGAGGTGATACTCAAGCTCTCGGTCACCACGAGCATTTGTTGCTTTCCAGAAAAGGAAGGTTCTAGAATTGGCGTGACCCTTCTATTTGGAGGGTGTGGTGAGAAGATGTGTCAGGTGTACTTTGAGCCATAGCAGAGCAGGGTGTGAGCTGGTGTGAGCTCCTCGTGTTCAGGCCAGCAGCACTCGGACTGTAGCTGGCTGTGAAGGGAGACCTTGAACCGTAGAGGGAGCAGAAGgtggccagccctgcctccccGTCCCAAAGCCAGTGTCATCACCTTCGTGCTCTCCAAAGAACTTCTCACCTCTAAAGCTGTCCTGGATGATGGCACATATAGCTTTTGGTGACTCACCAGGTGGGGCGTACGGTCTGAGGTGTGGCCAGAGGACTTTCCCCTCCTGGACTCACTGCCGGCCCCAGGCTGCTGAGCAGGTGCACAGGGCCACCTCCCTGATGACAACAGTTTGCTGGTGGGAGGCTGCACGTGGCTGAGGAGAAGGAACTTCCATTCTCACGGCGGGCTTTGTGGAAGCTCCGTTTCTGGCCAGCAGGCGGGAGGGCCTTTGGGTTGGCAGGAAGTCAGGAAGAAAGCCATGCAGGGCATTTCAGTGAGACCAGGTCTGAGCTGCAGCAAGCAGGTCCTGTCCGGTGGCTTCAGGAAGCTAGAGCCACTGCCCTGAGCAGGGGCTCGGACAAAGGTGCCATTTTCAGGCAGAGTTAAGGGACCACCAGGGGATCACGAAGCACCAGGGctgcccccccgcccctccccccggCACAACCGGAGCCCAAAGAGAGAGCTGGAGCAAGGCAGAAGCTCCCAGGACAGCAGCTGAGGCCCCCAGCAGAGGAGcctgggagggaaagagggaggtgaGCAGGAATACCTCCCACAGATCCCGCCAGGACAGACACAGGAGCCTGGTTGACGCAGCCCATAGAGAAGCCATCCTCCGCAGCCAGAAAGCTTGATCAAAGAAGCAGCCAGAACCCTGGACTCGGCCCTGGCTTTGGCTGTGTGACATCAGAAAGgccactcagcctctctgagcttcagcttgtCATCTGCACAAGGGTGTGTCTAGCAGTCCTGACCCCACCGTTCTGATTTCGGGGGTCAGGCTGCAAGTGGGCCTTGAGCCAGTCTGACCACGCGTCTCATCTCCCCTGtctgcccctctgcccccagcACGCCTCTGCAGACGTCGAAAAGATGATACTTGGGAACAAGTGTGACGTGAATGACAAGAGACAAGTTTCCAAGGAACGGGGAGAGAAGGTGGGCGTGGCAGCTGGCTTGGCTTGGCATTGCCAGGCACCTTGGGGCAGAGGGACCTCGGGATTTAAGGGTTCCCTACATGGAGGCCAGCCATGCCCTGCCTCACAGGGCCCCCCAATTGCTTGCTGATGGGAAGGCCGACTTTGGGTTAGAACCCCTCAGAATCTTCATGAGCATAAGGTGACCCACCATCCTGGCTTGTTCAAGACTGGGGGTCCTAGGACAAGGGACTTGGCTGGGCACACCGGAACAAGTCAGCCCCTTCCGTGGGGCACATGGCATGGGAAGAATGAGTGGGAAGCATGCCCAGTCGAGCTTCAGGCTCAAGACTGCCAGCAGTGAGGGCTTCCAGGCTGTGCTCTGCATTGTCCTGCGTGGTGGAACCACAGGAAGCAAAGGGTGGAGCCGTGGTGTGAGCCAGGCCCCCGCCAAACTCCTGCCAGGGACAATCGCCACCTGCTGTCCACTGGTGACTCAGAGGAGCAATTCCACAGCCCTGGACCTGTCCCCCTATTACTGTTCCCTCCTTAGGGTGCTTCCTGGGGGTCAGGGGCTCCTGGCggctgatgtgtgtgtgtgtgtgtgtgtctccctcaCAGCTAGCTCTGGACTATGGAATCAAGTTCATGGAGACCAGTGCAAAGGCCAACATCAACGTGGAAAATGTGAGTCCCAGGCCCACAGTGACAGCCCCTTCGGGCTGAGGATCAAGCTGTCCCCTCTAGGGAGGCTCTGCCACAgggaatggccacaggctctggGCTGCCCTGTCGGCCATCCGTCCAAGAGGCACTTCCTGGGTAGGGCTGTGTGTGAggcccaggtggccctgggggaAATTACCCCCATGTTCTGATGTCAGTAGGTGCAGGCCTTGGCTAGGCACTCAGGACGTCATCTCACTGGCTCTTGGGGAGCCCTGGGCAGCAGGCAGGggtttacagatggggaaactgaggcctaaagaGTCCCAGCTGGCTGGCGCCCAGGCCAGCTCCGGATTGGTGCTCTTGGCCATGCCACCCACACAGAACGGTCCCAATCACGGGCCCAGATGAAGCAGGGAATCCAGGCCAACCTCCTTTCTCCACAGTGATGCCAGCCTTGCAGTCCACCTGGCGGGTCCATCCCACCACCCCAGTGATCTTTCCAAAACGGGTCATCCACGGCACTCCCACCCTCAACCTCCTACATCAGTCTCAGAAGGCCCTCCGAGCCGGCCCCATCGGGTGTGTGCCGCCCATAGATCAGGCCTTACCCACCCCTCTCCATCCCAGGCCACCTCCAAACCTTTGCTTATGGTCCCTTCCCTCGCACCCCCTTTTCTATCAGGCCTCTCCCCAAGGAATCCTCTAGCTCTGATAGGGATGGCTCACCGCTTTGGGTCCCCAGCACCTCGAGCCCCCCTCCATGACAGAACTTTCCTCCTCGTGAGGGTTTGCTGAGACTGCCCCTCCCACCAAACCAGGAGGCCCTCAAATGCAAGTGCTGAGGCTGAGTCATCCCTATATGAGGCCCAGGGGACTGAGTGGGGTTTGTAAGTATTCACTGATAGAGCAggcaaaggaagggaagaaagggtcAAGAGGCTGCGACGGAGGCAGCAACCTGGTGTCAGGCCAGCTCGCGCCTTCGCCATCCTTGGAAGATGACCCTTTCACCCCATCCCAGCCCTTCCAGGCCCCTCTCCCGGGCAAGGACCCAAAATGAAACTTGTTTGGACAAAGAGCTGCTTGTCTTTCACTGCCCTACCCCTGACCATCAGAAAGGGGGCAAAGTGGGCAGACAGTGCACGAGTCAGGCACAGGTTCTCTTCCTGCATTCTTCCAGATTGGTCAGTTAACCGCTGGGTGCTTTGGGCCAAGTCACTTGGCTCCTCCGAGCCCCAGTTTCTTCCCTGACCCCACCTCCTAGGGTCACTGATGGGGCCGAACAGGTGAGACCCGCCCCCCACACCCTGCTGTCCTACCACAGCCACTCCACAATGGTGCCCAGAACCAGCAAGGCCCACCGGCTGCTCATCTCTGGATGCTAACTACATCCTTATTCCACAGGCATTTTTCACTCTCGCCAGAGACATCAAagcaaaaatggacaaaaaattgGTGAGTGTATGTCTTTCCTGATCCCCGCATGGCTCCCTGTGGAGCCTGCCGTCCTCTGTCTCGGGTGTAACGCAGCCCTGGGCACGTCCTGCGTTTCAGGGCCCAGTTGGACCCAGTAGGGCATGGCTGGGAAGGACTAAGACATAGCAGGTGTGGTTGGGACATCAGCCCCTGGACACGCTCATCTGCTCACTCCTTCCTCATGGCCCAGAGTTACTCAGCTCCAGGCTGTGCCCAGGCAGACGAGGCCCTGCCTACTGAGCTCACAGGCCAGCCGGGGACACAGAGACGATGGCCCCCAGCAGCACCCATCCTGATGAGTGTGGCAGGTCAAaagtcttcccctccccccaaccccaaattCTGCAGGTTGTGACAGCTGGACAGCCTTCAGTGGGTCCCAGAGTTCTGACACCCCAGGAGGTCCTGCCTGAATCCCTCCCATGcaccctttcatttatttctggggATTTTTTTACTTACCACAGGAGTACTTCGTAGTTCCTAGCACTCTACATAACTAATGCTTTCTTGGTCAAGTTTGAATGCTCAGCTGTACTTCAGGCACGTTTAGCACCTAAACAGTATCATGAGTGTTGCTCGGTTTCAGTGGTCATTCTTTCCCGGCCAGGGGACCCTCCCCAGTGTGACAGGAGGATAAAGTGCTGTGTTTGTGGAGTGTTTTACGTCTTGTCACACAAGAGGACACATGAAACAAAAAGTGCCAGTCAAGTAGTTCACACCTGATTTAAAACgagtatatttttgtaattttaagatACCATAAATTGAATCACAAGGTACAAAATCGATTTAATAGCAGCTCTTTGGCCAAAACGGGAAACAGCCCATGGAAACCAATGtacttttattacaaaaaaatttctTACAACTGTGATTTTacagttctttttctcttcaggCTAATGTTacatttttgatttttaacaatCCTTCTGACGCACTTTTGTCCACTGGCAGCTACGCTGAGCATCACGGTGCCCTTGGCCTGTGTTTTTGATACTGGCCCAATGATTCCTCCAGAATGTGCCATATCCTTCCAGGGCACAGATTTCAACGTGCTGATGTGCAGCCATCATCCTTGTGATTTCGCGTTTTCTGAAGTGAATCACAAATCACTGACAGTCAAATTCCTACCCATTTCCTACCACCTTTGTTAAATGCAGCCATTTcatattgatctttttttaaatttctttaattgaCATATAAGAGACATACAACATTCTGTAAGTTTGAGGGGTACGATTTGATTTGATACattagtgcaggggtgtccaaactgcggcccgcgggccacctgtggcccgcaatccattgttaattggcccgcagcaaattccaaaaatatatttagtttacttaaataaaccaggtgaggcagtacgtacttcacctcgagtgagtggcccggctgtttgtgtattttactgtatatggcccttggtgaaaaacattgaaaacagtttggacagccctgcaTTAGTGTATCGCCGTGTGATTACCATGGTAGCGTTAGTTGACACCTCTGTCACGTCACACAATTACCGTTTCTTTTTTGTATTGAGAACAGTTAAGATCTGGTCTCTTGGCAGCTTTGCAGTTGGGAACACGTATTGTTGACTGTAATCACAGTGCTCCTCACTGGCCCCCGGGAGCTGTTTATCTACCGGTTGCAAGTTGTATCTGTCTTCTCCACCACTGACATGGCCAGCTCTCCCCACCCACATCGTCTCTCCTGAAAGTGTTGCAGAGAGCCGGCCTCTGCCGATGCCCACCCCGGCTCCGGACCTCTGGCGTTCTCCCTCAGCACGACCCCGTGCTTCTCACTGCACACCCCGGGCCAGCGTCCCTTCCATGGCCACCTGGCCTCGTGGTCTGGCTGCTGCCACCCACTCTACCTTGTCACCTTGCTGTTACCCTGCCtcctgtgctccagccacactggtctttTCTTGTTCTTGAAGCACCCCAGTATTGGTTTGGACTTCCTTTCCCCTCCATCTGGGGTGCCACCGCCTTATTAGTTCCCTAGGCCTCCATAACAAATTCCTGTGACAAACTTCGCAGCTTACAACACATACACTCATTATCTTAATGTCCTGTAGGTGAAGAGTCCGCTAGGGGCCTCACGGGGCTCAGAGCAAAGTGTCGGCAGGGCAGTATTcatttctggaggctccaggggagaatccattgCCTTGCTTGTCCAACTTGTAGAGGGCACTGCATCCCTGGCCTTATAAccacttcctccatcttcaaagccagccacTCAGCGTCATTCTGACCCTGCTTCCATCATCACCTCTCTTTCTTGGACCACAGCTGAGAAGGTGTCTCTGCCTTTGAGGATTCACGGGATTAGAGGGGGCCCACCGGGGTGATCCAGCCtgttctccccatttccccttagTCACATCTGCAGCATCCCTCCTGCCACGTCTGGTACCATAGTCACAGGTTCCGGGACTTAGGACACGACGTCTTTGGGAGCATCTCTGCTGACACACACCAGGACTGTCTCAGGCGTCGCTCCCTCACTCCCTGAGGTCTCTGTTCACACGTCATCACCATCAAAACACTTCCACCCCTCGCCCTGTCTTTTCCTTACTGCTCCCCACCGGGAAGTCACGCTTGTTTGTTTACCTGCGTGATTTCCGTCTCCCATACAGTGTGTTTCCCAAAGCAGGGGGCTCTTATCCGCCACTGCATGCCCGATGACACAAAAGTGCCTGACGCAGCATATGCACTCAAGGGTTCCTGTTAACTAAATTCAGGTTTTACCTAAGAgctgaaagaggagaaggaattAGTCAAAGAAGAAAGGCTGAACCTTTTCAAACAGGGTGACATGGGAGAAAATAGGATTTATGTTCCCAGGGTTGGCAGGGGCCAGATGACAGAGGCTCCGAATGCTGGGTGACTGATACGGGCCAGTCCTCTGAAAAGAGTGTGGGGCACTGGTGTATTTTCAGTAAGGCTTACATGGGCAAGGTTAGAGTTTAGGGTTAATATCACCCACAGCGGGGTGGCAGGTGcactgggggaggaggtggtgagCCAGAGCCTCAGCACAGAGACATGGGGACCAGCCAGGTGTGAGTGGCTTTAGGACCTTGAACCCCAGCCTCGCCCCCCAAATCCTAAAGGACAGAGTCTTTCTGCTGCCCCTTGGCTGCTTCACTGATAGGTGCTCGGCACAGAGGGGCAGAAATAAGGAGGGAAGGGTCGGTGGGTAGAGAGAAGGCAGTAGGGAAAATAGTGAGATGGGTggataaatggaaagatgttgATGGGATGAATGGAAAGGCTAGTGGGTAGGTAAACAAGTGATTGAAAGAATGAACGTGGTAGAAAGGGTGGGTGGGTAGTAGATGAAAAGTACATCTGGGTTTGTGAAAGATGGATTGTCAGTTGGAAGGGACAGTTGGATGGGGGATGGAAGGGGATAGCTGGGTAAATAATGGTTGGATGGAAGCATACAGACTGATGGTCGGTCGGTGGAAGGGGAtggatggttggttggttggttcctTAGTTGGCTGGGTGCTTAAAGGACGTACGAGACGTAGTGCTGATGCTCAGCCGTAATCTCAGAAAACCTTTTGTGACTTCAGGAAGGCAACAGCCCCCAGGGGAGCAACCAGGGAGTGAAAATCACGTCAGACCAGCAGAAGAAGACCAGCTTTTTCCGATGTGTTCTTCTGTGAGGAACGCCGCCTTACTCTGAGCCTCGCTCAGCCGAGCTGACTGTGCCTGCCCTGAGTGAGCCCCTCACTCAGCTGGGGCCCTCCCCCCAAAACGTCCCCGCCGTGGCCACCGGGCCTACGGCCACCAGAACACAATtgagaaattgtttattttagtaACTGTCTAATCTTTTTCAACTTTGAAGATGGAATAAGTTAAGGATTTGCTATTTTTCCTGTGACGTCCGCCGAACTGGCCCACGCATCGTGTGCCTGGAGAGGACGATGGAGACGAGGTGAGCCTCCATCTCCGGGGCGTGACACAACTAAAACCGCACCAGAAAGCCCATCGACATCCCCCACCGCAGAAGTGAGGTCCCCAAAGGCCAGTGATGGTTCCCGGAGTGCCCCGCTCTGCACCATCAGCGAGGTGACCCACACCAGGCCCTGGAAGCATCCGCTGACACAGCTGACTCCCACTTTCACCTTGTCTCTCAGTTTTGGACAAGTGACAAAAACCgttgtttctttttcccattctctttgACTCTCAAACCAAAGGGAAGCACACATTAAGGAAATCCTGTGTAAAGTgttgagaaggaaagaggagtggAGCGGCCTTTCCTGCACACAGCCGGCCTCAGTCTGGAGCCCAGCCAGGCCGCGGGCGTGGTCGGCGGGCTCTCGGCAGCCCCCGTCTGATCACCAAGGTGACCCTGCGTCCCACGGGTAACCCCGAAAGTACGACCATACACTGTCCACCCGCGATTGGGGTGTCCGCCTTCTCAGCCCCCAAACAGCCTCcattcttcttcatcttcccacAGTCTCTCAATTGGACATTCTTTCTagctgagatttttatttttccagatcgGTAGTGCCATGAAGTGATTCCGTCTTTGATTTCCAGTGGCAAACCCAGGTGACTGGGACAGGTGCACACCTATGGCTGGATGTGGCCGAGAGCTTGAAGCGTCCCTGGTGACAGACTGACCGCAGAGCCATCTGGGCTGGTTGTTAACTCCCGTCATTGGTTTCGTTTTGACAGCTCTGCCTTCCCATAGAGAGTACGCAGTTGGGACCAGGTCACCAGGTCTGAGGGGTGTCACCAGggagcctttctttttctttttcttaccctcCCCCCAAGTTGCTGTCAACCCAAGCCACTGGCGTcgtaatttcttttttgaattaaaaCCAACATACCAGCCATAGTCTGCTCTCCCCTGAAATCTCTTAACATGCTCTGTGTACATCGATAAACGCACTTAAGGAAAACAAACGAGTTAGAGCTCATTTTAAAGTTCACAGATTTTCATGTCCACAGTTTCCCTGTAGGTAGATGTGACCAGGTATTGAGTTGGGGTTCACAGGTTGCCCATTTAAAATACAGCCCAGGCTGGTTGGGGCCTTGGGTCTGGAGAGGCTCAAAGTGGAGGTGGTGGGTACCGCAGGCTCTGAGGAGATAACAGTGTTATCAAAAGACTGACTTGGAAAATTAAGCTGCCACTCCCCCCCAGCTCTACCCCAACCCGCAGGTAAACGTGTCCCTACTCTTCGCACCACTTGGGTTTATCATGTGCCCTGCTGAACCCGCCAGGTCAACTTCAGACCACATGGTGCCACCAAGGTTCTCTCATCTTGGTCCCTGCTGACACCCATTCGGCAAGTTACACACTCAGCTGAGCCCCCTTCCTCACCTCTCGGGAGCACACCCCCCGATTGTCCTGGCTTCTAGCACATGGCTTGGCCACTGCCTCTTCAGACTGGCCCTGCAACAGATTTCTTCCACTCTGttggggtccccaagaccacccccTGGTCAGTGATTCGCTGGAATTCAGcatatagctgatgtattacagCCAAAggacacaaaaggaaaatgggTTCAGGGAAAAGGTGGAAACCAGGTGGAAGACTCCAGGAGTACTCTCCATGTGGGACACACTTAACTCCTTCATTGCAAAGCCGTGACAACCCATGTGAAGTGTCTGCCAGGGTGCCCAGGGTTTTATGGGGGCTGGTCATGTAGGCACCTCTGCCTGGCGTGTACCAAAATTCCAGCAGCCCAGAAAGCAGGTGCTTCGTGTAAACCACATCATTTGTACAAACATTTAGGCACGGTTGTGAGCCACTTCACGTAGGGAAGGTTTTATATCAGCGTGGGGAATTTCACCCTACAAGTTCCTGAATGCCAGCCAATGGCCAGTCTGGCCAGCAGGCCTTTAGACGTGCCAGTGAGTTCTCCACTGCAGCTCTAACCCAGAGCCCAGTCTGAGCTCCAGAGACCCATGTCCACCTGCCTGCTGTCTATTGTAATGCAGGTAAATGTCATAGCTAAGAGCTCTTATCTTGGCCTCCATCCTCCATCGTGCCCTGTAGCCATCCCCTCCCACACTGGAGCCATTACCCCCTTGACCTCTTTCCCAGCCTCTCCTTTGTCCTTCAGTCTGTTTTCAGGGTATccttaagaaacagaaataagacgGCACCTCTAACTCCCCGTTGTATTCAGATACAACTCATGCTCCACCATGGGCCACCAGTCCCTGCATGCTGTAGCCTTGCtcaccttttcccttttctctgccgTCATCCCCCGGCTCACCATCCCAGCCCTCTCCTGCTTTACTCCCTGCTTGCTGCTGCCCCAGTGTCTGCACCTGCCGCACCCTTAATCTGGCAGTCCTCTGAAATCTGCACGGGCCACTTGTCCATCAGGTCATGACCATCCAGGGCTGCCTCTGCAGAGAGGCCCCCCCAAACCttcccccctctcctcccacctcatCTTCATCACATCTATGGGAACTCGCTTCTCATGGCCAACTCTTATTTCCCCTTCATCATGGAAGCTCCACAAGCCTGACTTCACGCCTGACATACACGGCGAGATGGCTTTGTAGTCACCTACCCCAAGGGCCATTGCACATAGGGCCGTGGAAGTCGGATCACCGCCTGAGGCCCCAGTGAGAAGTCCTGGTGTCGGAGAGCGAGGGGCCTTGCAGTCCCAGCCACAGATCTCCCTGCTCGTCCCCTTCCGGAAGTTCCTCTGGGGGCTGCCTGTCCATTCTCAGCTTCAAGGACAGGTCACAGAGAAGTGGAGGGGAGAATTATGTTGTGACATTCTCAGAGGTGATGTTTGTGGGAGACCACATCCCCCAAGCAGGTCCGAGGAGTTGGGTGGAGCCCTCTGTAGTGGGGCCTCGGGGGGCCAGCCCAGAGGTGGACGGAAAGGCCCCATGTTCCTGGAGGCTGAACTCGAGGCCAATGAGACCCTGATGGCCAGGCTTTCTCAGTGACAAGGTTGCTTGGGCACTTAGATCCCCTCCCCAGCAGTGTTGCTCCTCATCATCCAGGTTGGGAGCCAGCCTGTTGGGTTGTGGAGGGCATGGAGgatcagagaggggaagtgagtTGCCCAAGGTGGCCCAGCCTGGGAGGTCTGGAGCCCAAGCCTGCGTCTCCCCAGCCAGATGCAAAAGCATCAGATGAAGTCAGTGAAGAGTCCTGATATTACTCTTAACTGAGGCCAGTGCAAGTGCCTGAAGGTTGTCTCGCTTACCATCGTCACATGTCTGAGGAGGGCTATGATCGTGCaacttcacaggtgaggaaactgagacccagagaggttgagcaactcatccaaggccacacagtgagtgagtgagaaACAGGTTCGTTTGTGTTTCCTACTTGGGGCTTATTGACCCACAGACTCCAGACAGAACCCCTCCGTAGAGCAGGGGGCGGTGAAGGTACCCAGCTTGAGGCTGCAATGAGGTTATCTAGACCTGCTGGGCCAAGGTGATAAGCCTGCAGGGAGGGCTCCCCGCCCGCCCTCAGC comes from Rhinolophus ferrumequinum isolate MPI-CBG mRhiFer1 chromosome 18, mRhiFer1_v1.p, whole genome shotgun sequence and encodes:
- the RAB8A gene encoding ras-related protein Rab-8A — protein: MGGGLGADGRGQRPVARRWLHFPSGRECNMAKTYDYLFKLLLIGDSGVGKTCVLFRFSEDAFNSTFISTIGIDFKIRTIELDGKRIKLQIWDTAGQERFRTITTAYYRGAMGIMLVYDITNEKSFDNIRNWIRNIEEHASADVEKMILGNKCDVNDKRQVSKERGEKLALDYGIKFMETSAKANINVENAFFTLARDIKAKMDKKLEGNSPQGSNQGVKITSDQQKKTSFFRCVLL